From the Natrarchaeobaculum aegyptiacum genome, one window contains:
- a CDS encoding MutS-related protein, whose translation MRLEEYWGVGPKTRELLVAELGQDRAVRAIDSGDVRALADAGLARGRATRILRRATGGDGMEVLATSDAHAAYKELLDLAVDHAVTQRAADRIRVLTPLTDREAMVERLEEVLAARDAWAALSADDRESVLAAYERYDERDESERAAVDAALALLDAGVDSGPFAAIADLEREQLADASAALAGLENGRVREGVDEDLDSLRTALGSVEDMDANALELIEELRDDGVRDVAGFRDAFEDRLVSETEVTIDQVHDAMPGDATDATDFVGETLRGLRADLTESIDERETLVASDLKKTLADTETAVDRAVTAVDDIALHLSLARFALTYDCTRPTFVDDSDAAVSVLEARNLRLAAQSDVDVQPVTYGLGDHGVEDVPRSVEAPPGDQRVAVLTGANSGGKTTLLETLCQVVLLAMMGLPVPAEEAEVTPVDSLVFHRRHASFNAGVLESTLRSIVPPLSSGGRTLMLVDEFEAITEPGSAADLLHGLVTLTVDREALGVFVTHLADDLEPLPPAARVDGIFAEGLNPDLELLVDYQPRFGTVGRSTPEFIVSRLVANASDRTERAGFETLAESVGSDVIQRTLADARWSE comes from the coding sequence ATGCGACTCGAGGAGTACTGGGGTGTCGGGCCGAAGACGCGCGAGTTACTCGTGGCCGAACTCGGGCAGGATCGGGCAGTCCGGGCGATCGACAGCGGGGACGTGCGGGCGCTCGCCGACGCCGGCCTCGCGAGGGGACGGGCGACGCGAATCCTGCGGCGCGCGACCGGTGGTGACGGGATGGAGGTACTCGCCACCAGCGACGCCCACGCCGCCTACAAGGAACTGCTCGACCTGGCGGTCGACCACGCGGTGACCCAGCGGGCGGCCGACCGCATCCGGGTTCTCACGCCGCTGACCGACCGCGAGGCGATGGTGGAGCGACTCGAGGAGGTGCTCGCGGCCCGCGATGCGTGGGCGGCGCTTTCGGCCGACGACCGCGAGTCGGTTCTGGCGGCTTACGAACGCTACGACGAGCGCGACGAGAGTGAGCGGGCGGCCGTCGACGCCGCACTCGCCTTGCTCGACGCCGGCGTCGACTCCGGGCCGTTCGCCGCCATCGCCGACCTCGAGCGCGAGCAACTGGCCGACGCCTCGGCGGCCCTCGCCGGTCTCGAGAACGGTCGCGTTCGCGAGGGCGTCGACGAGGACCTCGACAGCCTGCGAACCGCACTCGGATCGGTCGAGGACATGGATGCCAACGCACTCGAGTTGATCGAGGAATTGCGCGACGACGGCGTTCGTGACGTCGCCGGCTTTCGTGACGCGTTCGAGGACCGACTGGTGAGCGAGACCGAGGTGACGATCGATCAGGTTCACGACGCGATGCCCGGGGACGCGACCGACGCGACCGACTTCGTTGGCGAGACGCTTCGGGGTCTTCGAGCGGACCTGACCGAGTCTATCGACGAACGCGAGACGCTCGTCGCGAGCGATCTCAAGAAGACGCTGGCCGACACCGAAACGGCCGTCGACCGGGCCGTTACGGCGGTCGACGACATCGCCCTGCACCTCTCGCTGGCCCGGTTCGCACTGACCTACGACTGTACGCGACCGACGTTCGTGGACGACTCCGACGCCGCGGTCTCGGTCCTCGAGGCCCGGAACCTCCGACTGGCCGCCCAGTCCGACGTGGACGTCCAGCCGGTTACCTACGGGCTTGGCGACCACGGCGTCGAGGACGTCCCCCGGAGCGTCGAAGCACCGCCGGGCGACCAGCGGGTGGCCGTCCTCACGGGGGCCAACAGCGGCGGGAAGACGACCCTGCTCGAGACCCTCTGTCAGGTCGTCCTGCTCGCGATGATGGGGCTGCCGGTCCCCGCCGAGGAAGCCGAGGTGACGCCCGTCGACTCGCTCGTCTTCCACCGCCGCCACGCAAGCTTCAACGCGGGCGTGCTCGAGTCGACGCTCCGGTCGATCGTGCCGCCGCTCTCTTCCGGCGGGCGAACGCTGATGCTGGTCGACGAGTTCGAGGCGATCACCGAACCGGGCAGCGCCGCGGATTTGCTGCACGGCCTCGTCACGCTGACCGTCGACCGGGAGGCGCTGGGGGTGTTCGTCACCCACCTCGCGGACGACCTCGAGCCCCTGCCGCCTGCAGCCCGGGTCGACGGCATCTTCGCCGAAGGGCTGAACCCGGACCTCGAGTTGCTGGTCGACTACCAGCCGCGGTTCGGGACGGTGGGCCGATCGACGCCCGAGTTCATCGTCTCCCGGCTGGTCGCGAACGCCAGCGACCGCACCGAACGCGCCGGGTTCGAGACGCTCGCGGAATCGGTTGGCTCGGACGTGATCCAGCGGACGCTGGCCGACGCGCGCTGGTCGGAGTGA
- a CDS encoding MFS transporter codes for MTLDWTERPDSLRSWLVAILGAVAMVFTFGTPLSYGVFRGPFSDAFAVSPVALSGVFSIMLFTFFIGSGLVGVFGTRYPTRPLLLVCTAATVLLAPSLYVADSLLWLTLVFAVLGLALGTVFVLVASVVPRWFDSRRGAATGLIFVGNGLGLFLLPPIWQLAIDRFGVRLGFLLVLSVTAGAFALTGLTCRRPSWASQSTATAGDVLEWLSRLVGTRQFQLLFVGIGFSFAWYQLLAAYAVDLFVARGLSEATAAATFGAIGGVSIASRIGSGYVADSVGSRRAFLASLYLAAGGIALLFVSNPGGLVAAVGLIGLGLGGAATLYIPVLMGIYDPEKDTAIVGMFNVAAGVCALAMPPLGTASITYTGGYTVAVGLTFVVSVIAVWAVTRATR; via the coding sequence GTGACCCTCGACTGGACAGAGCGACCGGACAGTCTCCGGAGTTGGCTGGTCGCGATCCTCGGTGCCGTCGCAATGGTCTTTACGTTCGGAACGCCGCTGTCGTACGGCGTCTTCCGGGGGCCGTTCAGTGACGCGTTCGCCGTCTCGCCGGTCGCGCTCTCTGGCGTCTTCTCGATCATGCTGTTTACGTTCTTCATCGGGTCGGGACTGGTCGGCGTGTTCGGAACCCGGTACCCGACGCGACCGCTGTTGCTCGTCTGTACGGCAGCAACTGTACTTCTCGCACCGTCGCTGTACGTCGCCGACTCGCTCCTCTGGCTCACTCTCGTCTTCGCCGTCCTCGGACTGGCACTCGGGACGGTATTCGTCCTCGTGGCGTCGGTCGTCCCACGCTGGTTCGACTCACGCCGCGGCGCTGCGACCGGGCTGATCTTCGTGGGCAACGGGCTCGGGCTGTTCCTGTTGCCGCCGATCTGGCAACTTGCCATCGATCGGTTCGGCGTCCGCCTCGGCTTCCTGCTCGTCCTGTCGGTGACTGCCGGTGCGTTCGCACTCACTGGTCTGACGTGCCGTCGCCCCTCGTGGGCATCCCAGTCGACCGCGACCGCCGGTGACGTCCTCGAGTGGCTCTCCCGACTCGTCGGGACGCGTCAGTTTCAGTTGCTATTCGTCGGTATCGGGTTCTCGTTCGCCTGGTACCAGCTACTCGCGGCGTATGCAGTCGACCTGTTCGTCGCGCGCGGACTCTCCGAGGCGACTGCAGCCGCCACGTTCGGAGCCATCGGCGGCGTCAGTATCGCTTCACGAATCGGAAGCGGCTACGTCGCGGATTCGGTCGGCTCGAGGCGGGCGTTCCTCGCATCGCTGTACCTGGCTGCCGGTGGCATCGCGCTCCTGTTCGTCTCGAACCCGGGCGGGCTGGTGGCCGCGGTCGGCCTGATCGGACTGGGGCTGGGTGGCGCGGCGACGCTGTACATTCCCGTACTCATGGGAATCTACGATCCCGAGAAGGACACGGCGATCGTGGGAATGTTCAACGTCGCTGCTGGCGTCTGTGCACTCGCGATGCCGCCGCTGGGGACCGCGAGTATTACCTACACCGGCGGGTACACCGTCGCTGTTGGACTCACGTTCGTCGTGAGTGTGATCGCGGTCTGGGCTGTGACGCGGGCGACCCGCTGA